A portion of the Pseudomonas protegens CHA0 genome contains these proteins:
- a CDS encoding cytochrome-c peroxidase produces MTTEQPRQPPRRRARVLLLLLWAGLGASSPSAFAAPLDEPLKPLPAPPALDPQRVELGRQLFNEPRLSQDHSLSCASCHRLDQGGADSQAKSPGFKGQPTRVNTPSVFNAALNFRQFWDGRVESLEAQIDSVVQSPSEMGNTWPALIRTLSDDSAYQKSFGALYPDGITAANVQNALATYEKTLLSANSRFDQYLQGNTDILSLEEKYGYQRFKDYGCIACHQGVNIGGNMFQKFGVMGDYFAARGNPTDADLGRFLVTGDEQDRNVFKVPSLRNVAVTAPYFHDGSAPTLEQAVEVMFKYQLGRPPNTQDISLIVKFLKTLTGEWQGKPL; encoded by the coding sequence ATGACCACTGAACAACCGCGCCAGCCGCCGCGCCGCCGCGCACGGGTACTGCTCCTGCTGCTCTGGGCAGGGCTGGGCGCCAGCAGCCCGAGCGCTTTTGCCGCGCCCCTGGACGAACCGCTCAAGCCGTTGCCCGCACCGCCGGCACTCGACCCCCAGCGGGTCGAGCTCGGGCGCCAGCTGTTCAACGAACCGCGCCTGTCCCAGGACCACAGCCTGTCCTGTGCCAGCTGCCACCGGCTGGACCAGGGCGGGGCCGACTCCCAGGCAAAATCGCCGGGTTTCAAGGGGCAACCCACCCGGGTCAACACCCCCAGCGTGTTCAATGCCGCGCTGAATTTCCGGCAGTTCTGGGACGGGCGCGTCGAATCCCTGGAAGCGCAGATCGACAGCGTCGTGCAAAGCCCCAGCGAGATGGGCAACACCTGGCCGGCGCTGATCCGCACCTTGAGCGATGACAGCGCCTACCAGAAGTCCTTCGGTGCCCTGTACCCGGACGGCATCACCGCAGCCAACGTGCAAAATGCCCTGGCCACCTATGAAAAGACCTTGCTCAGCGCCAACTCGCGGTTCGACCAGTACCTGCAAGGCAATACCGACATCCTCAGCCTGGAAGAAAAATACGGTTACCAGCGCTTCAAGGATTACGGCTGCATCGCCTGCCACCAGGGGGTCAATATCGGCGGCAACATGTTTCAGAAGTTCGGCGTGATGGGCGACTACTTCGCTGCCCGCGGCAACCCCACCGACGCCGACCTGGGGCGCTTCCTGGTCACCGGCGACGAACAGGACCGCAACGTGTTCAAGGTGCCCAGCCTGCGCAATGTCGCAGTGACTGCGCCCTACTTCCACGACGGTTCGGCGCCGACCCTGGAGCAGGCAGTGGAAGTCATGTTCAAGTATCAGCTGGGGCGCCCGCCCAATACCCAGGACATCAGCCTGATCGTCAAGTTTCTCAAGACCCTGACCGGCGAATGGCAGGGCAAGCCCTTATGA
- a CDS encoding DUF2252 domain-containing protein: MNRPDDSIKLGKQARKDCPRSSHSDPGQIKRDPLPLIEASSQGRVQSLVALRYGRMLVSPFTFYRGNALLQAHDLASTPDMGLRSTICGDCHLMNFGGFATPERNLLFSVNDFDEVHPGPWEWDLKRLVASFLIAARHLRHGPGVEEALCRELVGAYQRSMATCAGQSALEIWYDALTYEDLLHQARSNSDTLEHVQRAIDKAARRTHAELLPKISERDARGRLLIRDDLPEIFHLHNTTSLLDPDDDWMRLEDWRPLYDTFMRDYRGTLQADRRDLLARFQPSDLAFKVVGVGSVGTRCLVALLTDAQQRPLFLQFKEARRSVLADYVRERSKPRHNGQRVVEGQRLMQSASDLFLGWTTGPNGRHFYVRQLRDMKVSAELETFDEDTFAAYARICGRALARAHAKASGQAARISGYIGKSETLAEALWHYAQAYATQNERDFERFQQACRKGRLQARSEADFAADHLP; this comes from the coding sequence ATGAACCGCCCCGACGATTCGATCAAGCTCGGCAAGCAAGCCCGCAAGGACTGCCCCCGCAGCTCCCATTCCGATCCCGGGCAGATCAAGCGCGACCCCTTGCCGTTGATCGAGGCCTCCAGCCAGGGCCGGGTCCAGTCCCTGGTGGCACTGCGCTACGGGCGCATGCTGGTGTCGCCCTTCACCTTCTACCGTGGCAACGCCCTGCTCCAGGCCCACGACCTGGCCAGCACCCCGGACATGGGCCTGCGCTCGACCATCTGTGGCGACTGCCACCTGATGAACTTCGGCGGCTTTGCCACCCCCGAGCGCAACCTGCTGTTCAGCGTCAACGACTTCGACGAGGTCCATCCCGGCCCCTGGGAGTGGGACCTCAAGCGCCTGGTGGCGAGCTTCCTGATTGCCGCCCGGCACCTGCGCCACGGCCCGGGGGTCGAAGAGGCCCTGTGCCGCGAACTGGTGGGCGCCTATCAGCGCAGCATGGCCACCTGCGCCGGGCAAAGCGCACTGGAGATCTGGTACGACGCCCTGACCTACGAAGACCTGCTGCACCAGGCGCGCTCCAACAGCGACACCCTGGAGCATGTGCAACGGGCCATCGACAAGGCCGCCCGGCGCACCCATGCCGAGCTCCTGCCCAAGATCAGCGAACGCGACGCCCGGGGCCGCCTGCTGATTCGCGACGACCTGCCGGAAATCTTCCACCTGCACAACACCACCAGCCTGCTGGACCCCGACGATGACTGGATGCGCCTGGAAGACTGGCGGCCGCTGTACGACACCTTCATGCGCGACTACCGCGGCACCCTGCAGGCCGACCGCCGCGACCTGCTGGCACGGTTCCAGCCCAGCGACCTGGCCTTCAAGGTGGTGGGGGTTGGCAGCGTCGGCACCCGCTGCCTGGTGGCGCTGCTCACCGACGCCCAGCAGCGGCCACTGTTCCTGCAATTCAAGGAAGCCCGGCGCTCGGTGCTCGCCGACTATGTGCGCGAACGTTCAAAGCCAAGGCACAACGGCCAGCGGGTGGTGGAAGGCCAGCGCCTGATGCAGTCCGCCAGCGATCTGTTCCTGGGCTGGACCACCGGCCCCAACGGCCGTCATTTCTATGTGCGCCAACTGCGCGACATGAAGGTCTCGGCGGAACTTGAGACCTTCGACGAGGACACCTTCGCCGCCTATGCCAGGATCTGCGGCCGGGCCTTGGCCCGGGCCCACGCCAAGGCTTCGGGCCAGGCCGCGCGGATCAGCGGCTACATCGGCAAGAGCGAAACCCTGGCCGAAGCCCTGTGGCACTACGCCCAGGCCTATGCCACGCAGAACGAACGGGATTTCGAGCGTTTCCAGCAGGCCTGCCGCAAAGGCCGCCTGCAAGCGCGCTCGGAGGCCGACTTCGCCGCCGACCACCTGCCCTGA
- a CDS encoding EAL domain-containing protein, whose product MENFGLDPSQGRSTSNQALTRATLLGCSGLLLALFLFTGVLLVYIALDQNLEAEQHNRLDIDKALQSFAGNARTTLKDYALWGDAYQHLHLKVDLDWAFNRQNFGPTLYRDLGFDGVFVINPAGHTVYSLVAGDLSEMDARDWLGEALPPLVSAAREAGGKVVDRYQSIAGTPALVLAAVIGPGNDPQVRPDAGPQSVLIFVARFDPARLLALGQGLDIEHLQVARAATDQSLPTLDLPDGAGTLQWRPARPGHQLLVLVMPLLLLAGLLVGLMAAFLLRRADAAAQVMDRQVQALRANRWALAASEERFRDVAEAASDWIWEVDGQLCFTYLSERFEAVTGLTRESTLGRPMTELLSCEQGSLGQWLAAPERRSQAIQQCLYRDGQGQSRVCRLSVRAMAAGGFRGTASDITEEVAARRRVEYLSQHDALTGLANRTRMQEFLEGRLQAPPTLQEPLLMLSVDLDRFKPVNDLLGHAAGDQVLHEVSQRLAQCLRSEDLVARVGGDEFVLVVTGQVAGHEIEGLCRRLIERIEEPFYIAGHEVFISASIGIARAPGDASQAEELLRFADIALYEAKAAGRSTWRFYAPYMNVRIIERRRLERDLRHAIEQDQLLLHFQPRYRVLDGQLMGAEALVRWQHPQHGLLGPDVFVPIAEDTGLILPLSNWVLHAACRAARAWPEGRLLAVKLSPAEFLRGQLVARIAAVLKQSGLEPSRLELEMTDKVLLDDSRHVLTIMQGLKALGVQLLIDDFGTGYSALQYLQTFPLDGLKIDSSFIARLNHNDAGRSIVEAIVDLGHALSLRVVAEGVQAAEQFGVLRDIQCDEVQGPHLSPPLDQEALLKLYGEAARASRPIT is encoded by the coding sequence ATGGAAAACTTCGGTCTTGATCCGTCTCAAGGGCGCAGCACCTCCAATCAGGCGCTGACCCGCGCCACCTTGCTGGGTTGCTCGGGGCTGCTGCTGGCGCTGTTTCTCTTCACCGGTGTGTTGCTGGTATACATCGCCCTCGACCAGAACCTCGAGGCCGAGCAGCACAACCGCCTGGACATCGACAAGGCCCTGCAATCCTTTGCCGGCAATGCCCGCACCACCCTCAAGGACTACGCCCTCTGGGGCGATGCCTACCAGCACCTGCACCTTAAGGTCGACCTGGACTGGGCCTTCAACCGGCAGAATTTCGGCCCCACGCTGTACCGCGACCTGGGCTTTGACGGGGTGTTCGTGATCAACCCGGCCGGCCACACCGTGTACTCCCTGGTGGCCGGCGACCTCAGCGAGATGGATGCCCGCGACTGGCTGGGCGAGGCGTTGCCGCCCCTGGTCAGCGCAGCGCGCGAGGCCGGCGGCAAGGTGGTGGACCGTTACCAGTCGATTGCCGGCACCCCGGCGCTGGTGCTCGCCGCTGTCATAGGCCCGGGCAACGACCCGCAAGTGCGCCCTGATGCCGGGCCGCAGTCGGTGCTGATCTTCGTCGCCCGTTTCGACCCGGCGCGGTTACTGGCCCTGGGCCAAGGCCTGGACATCGAGCATCTGCAGGTGGCCCGTGCCGCCACGGACCAGAGCTTGCCGACCCTGGACTTGCCCGACGGCGCCGGAACCCTGCAATGGCGGCCGGCGCGCCCCGGGCACCAGTTGCTGGTGCTGGTGATGCCGCTGTTGCTGCTGGCCGGCCTGCTGGTGGGCCTGATGGCGGCGTTCCTGTTGCGCCGCGCCGATGCTGCAGCGCAGGTCATGGACCGGCAGGTCCAGGCGCTGCGCGCCAACCGCTGGGCCCTGGCCGCGAGCGAGGAGCGCTTTCGCGATGTGGCTGAAGCTGCGTCCGACTGGATCTGGGAAGTCGACGGGCAGCTGTGCTTTACCTACCTGTCCGAACGTTTCGAGGCGGTCACCGGGTTGACCCGGGAGTCGACCCTGGGGCGGCCGATGACCGAGCTGCTGAGCTGCGAACAGGGTTCGCTGGGCCAGTGGCTGGCGGCCCCGGAGCGGCGTTCCCAGGCGATCCAGCAGTGCCTGTACCGGGATGGCCAGGGGCAGTCGCGAGTCTGTCGCCTGTCGGTGCGGGCCATGGCCGCCGGGGGCTTTCGCGGCACCGCCAGTGATATCACCGAGGAGGTCGCGGCTCGAAGGCGGGTCGAGTACCTGTCCCAGCACGATGCCTTGACCGGCCTTGCCAACCGCACCCGCATGCAGGAGTTTCTCGAAGGCCGGCTGCAGGCCCCGCCGACCCTGCAGGAACCGCTGCTGATGCTCAGCGTCGACCTGGACCGTTTCAAACCGGTGAACGACCTGCTGGGGCACGCCGCTGGCGACCAGGTGCTGCACGAGGTGTCCCAGCGCCTGGCCCAATGCCTGCGCAGCGAGGACCTGGTGGCCCGGGTCGGCGGCGACGAGTTTGTCCTGGTGGTCACCGGCCAGGTGGCTGGCCACGAGATCGAAGGCTTGTGCCGGCGGCTGATCGAGCGGATCGAGGAACCGTTCTATATCGCCGGGCACGAGGTCTTCATCAGCGCCAGCATCGGCATTGCCCGGGCCCCGGGCGACGCCTCCCAGGCCGAAGAACTGCTGCGCTTTGCCGACATCGCCCTGTACGAGGCGAAAGCGGCGGGGCGCAGCACCTGGCGTTTCTATGCGCCCTACATGAATGTGCGGATCATCGAACGGCGGCGCCTGGAGCGTGACCTGCGCCATGCCATCGAGCAGGACCAGCTGCTCCTGCATTTCCAGCCGCGCTACCGCGTGCTCGATGGCCAGTTGATGGGCGCCGAGGCCCTGGTGCGCTGGCAGCATCCCCAGCATGGCTTGCTGGGGCCGGACGTGTTCGTGCCGATTGCCGAGGACACCGGGTTGATCCTGCCGCTGAGCAACTGGGTACTGCACGCAGCCTGTCGTGCGGCGCGAGCCTGGCCGGAAGGCCGACTGCTGGCGGTCAAGCTGTCGCCGGCGGAATTCCTGCGCGGCCAGCTGGTGGCGCGGATCGCGGCGGTGCTCAAGCAGAGCGGCCTGGAGCCGTCACGCCTGGAGCTGGAAATGACCGACAAGGTGCTGCTGGACGACAGCCGCCACGTGCTCACCATCATGCAGGGGCTCAAGGCGCTGGGGGTGCAGTTGCTGATCGACGATTTCGGCACCGGCTACTCGGCGCTGCAGTACCTGCAGACCTTCCCCCTGGATGGCCTGAAGATCGACAGCAGCTTCATCGCCCGGCTCAACCACAACGATGCCGGGCGCTCCATTGTCGAGGCGATTGTCGACCTGGGGCATGCATTGTCCTTGCGGGTGGTCGCCGAGGGGGTGCAGGCCGCAGAGCAGTTCGGGGTCTTGCGCGACATTCAGTGCGATGAGGTGCAGGGCCCGCACCTGAGCCCGCCGCTGGACCAGGAGGCCCTGCTGAAGCTCTATGGCGAAGCCGCCCGGGCCTCGCGCCCGATCACCTGA
- a CDS encoding GGDEF and EAL domain-containing protein, which translates to MDAGSDAQTKAQDASDQPPGRANRRILIVDDSPAIHEDFHKILAPRQAPDLSLAEQQLFGHATMPAQQAPFCLDSAFQGQEALARVEASLALGLPYAMAFIDMRMPPGWDGLETIERLWNADPDLQIALCTAYSDYSWEAMAQRLAFGDQLLILKKPFDSLEIRQMASALTWKWQMAQDARQKLDDLQQTIERRVAELLKVSHLLHYDVLTGLPSSTLLGDRLGQAMARARRYEQRLAVMFLGLDRFKRINHALGYPAGDELLKRIARRLEQGMRESDSLFRYGSDEFVVVLHDQQHPAQIRALAQKLLATVSQFDDIAGHDLQVTASLGISLYPEDGQDALALIKKAEMAMRTSKEQAPGSYCFFTDDMTHRAREQQYLESGILQALERREFHLHYQPKIHLASGNVVGAEALIRWQRPQQGWISPELFIPVAEDSGLITRISQWVLGEATRQCRAWQNAGLPPVPLSINLSAADFRQPQLLQQLRDALSDNALDPAWLELEITEGVLLQNVEVTLATLLAIKALGVRLAVDDFGTGYSSLSYLRKFPVDVLKIDQSFIHGLSHEHKDAVLVSAIINLGRSLNLKVIAEGVETHQQLTFLQQQGCEEAQGYYFSKALPAEDFARLLGKHRPQFQVTDHDH; encoded by the coding sequence ATGGACGCTGGCAGTGACGCACAGACAAAGGCACAAGACGCCTCGGACCAGCCCCCAGGGCGGGCCAACCGACGGATCCTGATTGTCGATGACAGCCCGGCAATCCATGAGGATTTCCACAAGATCCTGGCGCCGCGCCAGGCCCCGGACCTGAGCCTGGCCGAGCAACAGTTGTTCGGCCACGCCACGATGCCAGCGCAGCAAGCGCCCTTCTGCCTCGATTCGGCGTTCCAGGGCCAAGAGGCCCTGGCCCGGGTCGAAGCGTCCCTGGCCCTGGGCCTGCCCTATGCCATGGCGTTCATCGACATGCGCATGCCCCCCGGCTGGGATGGCCTGGAAACCATCGAGCGCTTGTGGAACGCCGACCCGGACCTGCAGATCGCCCTGTGCACCGCCTATTCCGACTATTCCTGGGAAGCCATGGCGCAACGCCTGGCATTCGGCGACCAGTTGCTGATCCTGAAAAAGCCCTTCGACAGCCTGGAAATCCGCCAGATGGCCAGCGCGCTGACCTGGAAGTGGCAGATGGCACAGGACGCCCGGCAGAAACTCGACGACCTGCAACAGACCATCGAAAGACGGGTGGCCGAACTGCTCAAGGTCTCCCACCTGCTGCACTACGACGTGCTCACCGGCCTGCCCTCCAGCACCTTGCTGGGGGACCGCCTGGGCCAGGCCATGGCACGGGCCCGCCGTTATGAGCAGCGGCTGGCGGTGATGTTCCTCGGCCTGGACCGGTTCAAGCGGATCAACCATGCCCTGGGATACCCGGCCGGGGACGAGTTGCTCAAGAGAATCGCCCGGCGCCTGGAACAAGGCATGCGCGAGTCGGACTCGCTGTTTCGCTACGGCTCCGACGAGTTCGTGGTGGTGCTCCATGACCAGCAGCATCCGGCGCAGATACGCGCGCTTGCGCAAAAGCTGCTGGCCACCGTGAGCCAGTTCGATGACATCGCCGGGCACGACCTGCAGGTGACGGCCAGCCTGGGCATCAGCCTGTACCCCGAGGATGGCCAGGATGCCCTGGCGCTGATCAAGAAAGCCGAGATGGCCATGCGCACCAGCAAGGAGCAGGCACCGGGCAGCTACTGTTTCTTCACCGATGACATGACGCACCGGGCCCGGGAGCAGCAATACCTGGAGTCGGGGATTCTCCAGGCCCTGGAACGCCGGGAGTTCCACCTGCATTACCAGCCGAAAATCCACCTGGCCTCGGGCAATGTGGTAGGCGCTGAAGCGCTGATTCGCTGGCAACGCCCGCAACAGGGCTGGATCAGCCCCGAGCTGTTCATTCCAGTGGCCGAAGACAGCGGCTTGATCACCCGCATCAGCCAATGGGTCCTGGGGGAAGCCACTCGCCAGTGCCGGGCCTGGCAGAACGCCGGCCTGCCCCCTGTGCCGTTGTCCATCAACCTGTCGGCGGCTGACTTCAGGCAGCCGCAACTGCTCCAGCAACTGCGCGACGCGCTCAGCGACAACGCCCTGGACCCGGCCTGGCTGGAACTGGAAATCACCGAAGGCGTACTGCTGCAGAACGTCGAGGTCACGCTGGCTACCCTGCTGGCGATCAAGGCCCTGGGCGTGCGCCTGGCCGTCGATGATTTCGGTACCGGCTATTCGAGCCTGAGCTACCTGCGCAAGTTTCCCGTGGATGTGCTCAAGATCGACCAATCCTTCATCCACGGCCTGAGCCACGAACACAAGGACGCCGTACTGGTCAGCGCCATCATCAACCTGGGGCGCAGCCTGAACCTGAAGGTCATCGCCGAAGGGGTGGAGACGCACCAGCAACTGACCTTTCTCCAGCAGCAAGGCTGCGAGGAAGCCCAGGGCTACTACTTCAGCAAGGCGCTGCCCGCCGAAGACTTCGCTCGCCTGCTGGGCAAGCACAGGCCGCAGTTCCAGGTGACGGACCATGACCACTGA
- a CDS encoding DAHL domain-containing protein, producing the protein MKLSRRVPIMLLSLLTLSLVLGLAFLYFKTVIGQPSNYVLARDLISHIKQLNAQWETEVLKARIAITHDYDPLVMPVQEINQLWNRFDQLSQQNHNDPAAWTAGHQAFIEAFQEKAGLVERFKTHNAVLRNSLAFLPTAEDDIQRRLAGLDDQARLSEQTIAIDTYDLLLSSLEFAQVSSDDRAADILVGLNKLAVNKERLPEPMHEPVEILSNHVSVILREQPVVNDLLERITSIPIAQRLDDITHLLNADQSQADLQDQKAHQYLLLFAALLVILILYLAVRLVRSYAVIRRVNTALQSANEHLEHRVEERTRELKEAQSELMDSARQAGMAEIATNVLHNVGNVLNSVNICSEMLSRTLRSSKAQGLGKAMQLINQHQDDLGRFFTEDDKGKLLPGYLNQLVEAIATEQQGMGEELAQLARSVDHIKEIVATQQSYAGASRLIEPLRVAELIEDALRMNSGALARHQVTVVKDYGPLPPVMGDKHRMLLILINLISNAKYAMSNLDDHSRTLTLSARVLDGQTLSISVKDEGEGIPAENLTRIFSHGFTTRKDGHGFGLHSCALAAMEMGGQLNVHSDGPGLGATFTLDIPLISAEDP; encoded by the coding sequence ATGAAGCTGTCCCGACGCGTGCCGATCATGCTGCTGTCGCTACTGACCCTGAGCCTGGTGCTGGGGCTGGCCTTTCTCTACTTCAAGACGGTGATCGGCCAGCCCTCGAACTACGTACTGGCGCGGGACCTGATCAGCCATATCAAGCAGTTGAATGCCCAATGGGAAACCGAGGTGCTCAAGGCTCGGATCGCCATTACCCACGACTACGATCCACTGGTCATGCCGGTGCAAGAGATCAACCAGCTGTGGAACCGCTTCGATCAGCTTTCACAACAGAACCACAATGACCCGGCCGCCTGGACGGCCGGCCACCAGGCGTTCATCGAGGCCTTCCAGGAAAAGGCCGGCCTGGTGGAGCGTTTCAAGACCCACAACGCGGTGCTGCGCAACTCCCTGGCGTTCCTGCCCACTGCCGAAGACGATATCCAGCGCCGCCTGGCCGGCCTTGACGACCAGGCGCGGCTGTCAGAGCAGACCATTGCCATCGATACCTATGACCTGCTGCTCAGCAGCCTGGAGTTCGCCCAGGTTTCCAGCGACGACCGGGCCGCAGACATCCTGGTGGGGCTGAACAAACTGGCGGTCAACAAGGAGCGCCTGCCCGAACCCATGCATGAGCCGGTGGAGATCCTCAGCAACCACGTCTCGGTGATTCTGCGGGAGCAGCCGGTGGTCAACGACCTGCTGGAGCGCATCACCTCGATCCCCATCGCCCAGCGCCTGGACGACATCACCCATCTGCTCAACGCCGATCAGTCGCAGGCCGACCTGCAGGACCAGAAGGCCCACCAGTACCTGCTGCTCTTTGCCGCCTTGCTGGTGATACTGATTCTCTACCTGGCCGTCAGGCTGGTACGCAGCTACGCGGTCATCCGCCGGGTGAACACGGCCCTGCAGAGCGCCAACGAGCACCTGGAACACCGGGTCGAGGAACGCACCCGGGAGCTCAAGGAAGCCCAGAGCGAACTCATGGACAGCGCCCGCCAGGCGGGCATGGCGGAAATTGCGACCAACGTCCTGCACAACGTCGGCAACGTGCTCAACAGCGTGAATATCTGCAGCGAAATGCTCAGCCGCACCCTGCGCTCCAGCAAGGCACAAGGGCTGGGCAAGGCCATGCAGTTGATCAACCAGCACCAGGATGACCTGGGGCGTTTTTTCACCGAAGACGACAAAGGCAAGCTGCTCCCCGGCTACCTCAATCAATTGGTCGAAGCCATAGCCACCGAGCAGCAGGGCATGGGCGAAGAACTGGCTCAGTTGGCCCGTAGCGTCGACCACATCAAGGAAATCGTCGCCACCCAGCAATCCTATGCCGGAGCCTCTCGGCTGATAGAACCCCTGCGGGTCGCCGAGCTGATCGAAGACGCCCTGCGCATGAACTCCGGCGCCCTGGCCCGGCATCAGGTCACGGTGGTCAAGGACTATGGCCCGTTGCCTCCGGTGATGGGCGACAAGCACCGCATGCTGCTGATCCTGATCAACCTGATCAGCAACGCCAAGTACGCCATGTCCAACCTCGATGATCATTCACGGACCCTGACCCTGAGCGCCAGAGTGCTGGACGGCCAGACCCTGAGCATCAGCGTCAAGGATGAAGGCGAAGGCATCCCCGCGGAGAACCTGACGCGGATTTTTTCCCACGGCTTCACCACCCGCAAGGACGGCCACGGCTTCGGCTTGCATAGCTGCGCCCTGGCGGCCATGGAGATGGGTGGACAATTGAATGTGCACAGTGATGGCCCCGGCCTGGGCGCCACCTTCACTCTGGACATCCCGCTGATCAGCGCAGAGGACCCATGA
- a CDS encoding ATP-binding protein, which translates to MDQLNNRRILLIDDTPSIHEDFRKILTPPEADDNGLDDLEAQLFGATTKPRQQPFELDSAYGGEEGLAMVCQAQERQRPYALAFVDMRMPQGWDGAQTIERLWQQDPRLQVVVCTAYSDYSWEELLERLQGHHRLLILKKPFDNIEVQQMANTLTSKWEMTARALLQMHHLEHLVQQRTEDLRQAGAALQLEIDERKQLENQLVQSEKLASLGQLAAGVAHEINNPIGFVSSNLGSLAGYLQQLDQMLSAYRQAEEAIAAPELRKHLQSLRESIDLDFLQQDIPVLIRESKEGIGRVAQIVKDLKNFSRVDSDQQWQLASLQQGIDSTLNIVANELKYKADLVTDYQPLPEIECLPSQLNQVVMNLVVNAAQAIGPERGTITLRNGVDGERVWLEVSDSGCGIDQEHLAKIFDPFFTTKPVGQGTGLGLSLSYGIVKKHGGQISVQSQPGVGSTFRVELPIRQARQELPAQP; encoded by the coding sequence ATGGACCAGTTGAACAATCGCCGGATCCTGCTGATCGACGATACCCCGTCGATCCACGAGGACTTTCGCAAGATCCTCACCCCGCCCGAGGCAGACGACAACGGCCTGGATGACCTGGAGGCACAGCTGTTCGGCGCCACGACCAAGCCCCGGCAACAGCCTTTTGAACTGGATTCGGCCTACGGCGGCGAGGAAGGCCTGGCCATGGTCTGCCAGGCCCAGGAGCGGCAGCGTCCCTATGCCCTGGCGTTTGTCGACATGCGCATGCCCCAGGGCTGGGACGGCGCGCAGACCATCGAACGCCTCTGGCAACAGGACCCGCGGCTACAGGTGGTGGTGTGCACCGCCTACTCCGACTATTCCTGGGAAGAGCTGCTGGAGCGCCTGCAGGGTCATCACCGCCTGCTGATCCTGAAGAAGCCCTTTGACAACATCGAAGTCCAGCAGATGGCCAACACCCTGACCAGCAAGTGGGAAATGACCGCCCGCGCGCTTTTGCAAATGCATCACCTGGAGCACCTGGTGCAGCAGCGCACCGAAGACCTGAGGCAGGCCGGGGCGGCGCTGCAACTGGAGATCGACGAACGCAAGCAGTTGGAAAACCAGCTGGTGCAATCGGAAAAACTGGCCTCCCTCGGGCAACTGGCCGCCGGGGTCGCCCACGAAATCAACAACCCCATCGGTTTCGTGTCCTCCAACCTCGGCAGCCTGGCAGGCTACCTGCAGCAGCTCGACCAGATGCTCAGCGCCTATCGCCAGGCCGAAGAAGCCATCGCCGCGCCGGAACTGCGCAAGCACCTGCAGAGCCTGCGCGAGAGCATCGACCTGGACTTCCTCCAGCAGGACATTCCGGTACTGATCAGGGAGTCCAAGGAAGGCATCGGCCGGGTGGCGCAGATCGTCAAGGACCTGAAGAACTTCTCCCGGGTCGACAGCGACCAGCAATGGCAGCTGGCGAGCCTGCAACAGGGCATCGACTCGACCCTGAACATTGTTGCCAACGAACTCAAGTACAAGGCCGACCTGGTCACCGACTACCAGCCGTTGCCGGAAATCGAATGCCTGCCCTCCCAACTCAATCAAGTGGTGATGAACCTGGTGGTCAACGCGGCGCAGGCCATAGGCCCCGAGCGCGGCACCATTACCCTGCGCAACGGCGTGGACGGCGAGCGGGTCTGGCTGGAGGTCAGCGACAGCGGCTGCGGCATCGACCAGGAGCACCTGGCCAAGATCTTCGACCCCTTCTTCACCACCAAGCCGGTGGGCCAGGGGACCGGCCTGGGCCTGTCGCTGTCCTACGGCATCGTCAAGAAGCACGGCGGGCAGATCAGCGTGCAGAGCCAGCCCGGCGTCGGCAGCACCTTTCGCGTGGAACTGCCGATCCGGCAGGCGCGTCAGGAGTTGCCCGCACAACCCTAG